The DNA window ATTCAGACTGTGTGAGTCAAACAAGAGAGAAGAGTCTTTCTACCAGAAACAAGTGCAAACAGATTGGGAGTTCTAGTGATGAATATGAAGCAAGAGGAATGAACTCTGACAGCGAGCAGTCTGATGATGACAATAGTATACATGAATTGGAACCAGATCAATTGTGCATCAGTAACGGGGAAAGGACCCAGGAATATGTGAGCAACCAGAGTGTTCAAACTGAATCAATTGTAATGTCAAATGATGCCAGTTCAATGAGCAGATCAGTCAGAAGCTCTAAACATCAAGGCTCAATTTGCAATAGTGTACATTCACAGAAAAAGACCCAAAGAACAGGGACTGTAGCAGACACTGCCTTGAAACCGAATGAAGGAACACTGAGAACCAGGGCAGGAAGGCTAGTGAGACCTGTAAGACGCCTGCTTGAGTGCATGAGTATGATGTTGACTGAATCAGGGCAAAAATATTCTCTGGCAGATTTACTCCAAATTCTATCAAATTTATAGAGGGTTAAACTGATGTTTCAAGTTGAGTTTCAAAAGCTGACTGAAATTTAGACCCCAATGATCTTTAATAGGATATGAGAAGTACTCAATAAGGGGGTGAATGGTAATATGTATAAGGGCATATTTCTACCAGGCAGAGTGTCTTTGCTATTCGTTTGAATGACTTGAGTCATGGTACCCCCTGTTGGAGGAAAATGCCTCGCCTACAGTCATAAAGTTTGCTGAAATTTAGGAGGGGAGAGTGTAGTGTTTTTAGTTTGACCATTCCAGCAAACTTTACATTTtccaagaaattacattttatttttattttcatttttcaccaTACATGTCATTATTAACAAACTTGTAGCACTATATGTAAACTGTGTATTTTTAGTTTGGtttaaaaatattgtatattattttatgttgtatGATGTCATTTCCTTTAATTGAATTGCCCAATCGCGTCCCGCTCTCGTCAGAACAGCTTTGGACTTGAGCGAGACAGGTACGTTGCAAATGTGCTCCGTGACAAGGAGTTAAAATATATCAGATTGAGTTAAAATTGTGGTTGATATCAGTGGATGACATGTTTAGATGCTGGATTGAGTCAAATAGTCTGTTCGTTTGGCGTTATTTTTCAGTATATTGTGAGTTTTGTGTTAATGAGCTGTTAATGAGTTGGTTCAAGTTACCGCCCGCGCCATTTTTATTGGGGGTATTTTTCTGATAATTTTGGttctaaaatgaaataataaaagtgGATTATGTTCTTAAAATGACATGCAGTTAAACTTTTCTAAAGTATATTGTCATTTTATGTTTTCAGTTGTGCATTTGTAGTTATGTATCATCTTTGAGTCAATAATCAGCTGGAGTTACTGTATTAATGGGGACAGAGGTtcacttttctctctcttctcgcAACTCTCGCAGAACAAAGAACAAGAGAGTGTTTTTGTGTGCCATTAATCCCTGTCCTGTCTTTTAATAAACTGCAGGTATGTAATTGttacaaaataaccactatacgatcacgtcATTGTAATGTtagattgaaatatttttttcttctttttgcaaAGTATGAAATTGTATTTGTgtagaaatatattaatattgaatattatattatattgagaaCATATTTACCTTACTGACTTTGTCTAAGGTTGTATTGTATATGATGTCTAATACATGTGTTGAATGTAAATAAGTGAAACAAGACACTGTATGTAGTAAGTTTTTGTTATAAATGGTCAGAACAGCTTTGGACTTGAGCGAGACAGAACAAAGAACAAGAGAGTGTTTTTGTGTGCCGTTAATCCCTGTCCTGTCTTTTAATAAACTGCAGACGTAGTCCACTGAAGCCAGGGGTGTCGTGTGGTTCTTTGTGGTGAGAGACGAAGTCCGCTACTGGCAGGAGTAGGTGGAGGAGGGAGATCGAGACAAGACAGTGTTTACTACCCCCTTCGGGCTCATTGAATGGGACCGGATGCTGTTCTGCCTTTGTAATGCTCCAGCCATCTTCcaacaactgatgcagcggtGTCTGGGTGGCCAGTTGGTGGACACTATGTTGGTATATCTGGATGATGTTATTGTTTACTCCCCTGACTATCCCATCTTCAGCATCTAGAGCAAGTGTTTCAGGCAATGGAGAGGTACGGACTAAAGCTGCAACTAGATAAATGCCAACTGTTTCGAAAATAAGTGAAATTTCTGGGCCATTGCGTAGGTGCCTCTGGAGTCTCTGTGGATCCCGAAAAGTGTCCGTTGTCCAAGGATGGGGTGCGTCAAGACAGTGCATCAAGTGAGATCCTTCTTGGGCTGCGTGGGGTATTAACGGCGTTTCATTAAAGACTTCTCGAAGATCTCTATACCACTGAACTGTTGCAGACTCCGATCCTGGCACATGCCGACTTTACCCAGCCCTTTGTCCTGTATACTGATGCCAGTAACCTCGGCCTGGGAGCGGTACTGGCTCAGTGGCAGCAAGAGTGGAGCAAGTTATCGCCTATGCAAGCCGAAGTCTTCACCCCGCTGAATGAAACGATTCCAACTATAGCTCATTTAAACTCGAACTGCTGGCCAAGAAGTGGGCCATGAGTGAAAAATTTAGGGATTACCTGTGGGGAGCCAAGGTACTCGTAGTAACCAATAATAACCCGTTGGTCCACTTTAGGACAGCTAAGTTGGGGGCAGTCGAACAACGGTGGGTAGCGCAATTGGCTAACTATGACTACCAACTTCAGTATCGAGCGGGCCGGGAACACACTAATGCTGATGTTCTGTCCAGGCTCCCTGAGGCCTAGGCCCGAGGTCCTCCAGTGGTGCCTGCGGAGGAGCATAGAAGGGGTTCATGGTGGGGATCGTGGAGGCACCTGGGCTCCAGCAAGAGGAAGCCCCTGTTAGTTGGGGCTGGGACCCGCAGTGATGGAAGGAACGGCAGGAAGTAGATGCAGGTTTGGTTGCGATACAGTTCAGGTTGGCACGAGGGTTATGGCTGGAGGTGGTGGGACATTGAGCCTAGACACGGGTGGTGAGAAAACTCCTTGGGCATTTGGAGAGTCTCTATCTGAAAGATTAGGtggtctgtcggtctgtctgagGCCCAGTGTTGGGGCGAAACTGTGTGCCAGGTGGTGGTACCTGAGGGTCAGATTCAGGCCCTGTTACAAGCTTACCATGCCCAGTTAGGACATCAAGGGCAGGAGAGGACGGTGTCCTTGCTACGGCGACATTTCCATTGGCGAGGGATTTTCACAGGGTCTGTGAAATCGTTCATCCAGAAATATCCGTGTTGCAGACTCTTTAAGACTAGAAAGGAGGTGCGAGCCCCACTGGTCCCCATATGGGCCAAGGCCCCGTTACACATCATGGCCATGGACTACTTGACATTGGGTAGACCAACAGAACATTCTAGTGGTAACCAACCTGTTCACAAAATATGCCTGGGCCATTCCAACTCTGGACCAGACTGCGATTACCACTGCAAATGCTCTGTGGAAGACAGTATTCCAGCCATTTGGGTGTCCAGAGATTCTTCATTCAGATCAAGGGCCAAACTTCGAATCCAAGGTTTTCCAAGAGTTGTGTCAGCTCTATGGGTGTAAGAACActcacaaataaagaagtgaagtctgcacactgaaaactactgctccagaagaatttaatcaagcaacgtttcgaccttcaggtcttcatcaggcacaaTATCGATGTAAGGTGAAGTCAACTTTAAATAGACACAGGTGATCACCTTAATTAGGCACATCCAAGAATTCAAGTGATGTCTATTATGTGACAAATACAAATCATGTAACAGATACAAGCTAAAAAgatcccagatagcaaaatttCTCTGGCCCACCTCTGGGCCATATCCTTGCTCTGGTTCTGGCCCAGTTCTGGCTGGGTCCCCGGCCCAAAACTGGCCCATTTACTGAAAGCATACATAAACAGTTTCCTCTGGCCCAGAAGCGGCCCACACCCTGTAAAAAGACTTAGTGTTTTTATctggcccaggtctggcccaaATACACTAAGACACTTCTGGCTGAGAGTCGGCTTGGTCCCCGGGCCAGATGTGGCCCAGAAACTGCCAAACATACTTAAATTTATCAGGAAAACACAAATacaaccatttacattttttaagggattttattaaaataacgaacaaatacatattttagaaCATATACATGAACAAATGCAGAAACCCTTTCATGCCCACCCACCCCtcaacacagacagagacacaagtGCACTTTAGACAGCTGCCTTCTCCAAAAGCCGTCTCTTGCGCCCGCCCTCTCGATCGGCTGCTAGCTGGAGCCACCTTCTTATGGTCCCTTCAACCTCCATTTCAGCGGCATTAGCAGTTATGGGGTTTCTCCGAACTGCACcttttgaaataaagaaatacatgttGTAAGGTCTCTATGAAATTTAAAATCCCTAGGAACAATTTCTCAATACTTTGGTTATCATTGCTCTTTTATACATAGATCTTTTATATGACTggatgagattttttttctctttcactcaAATGTAATCACTTCCAAACATACGTAAATACGTAAATACAGACCAGAAGACCAAATTCAAAGACCATaatataaaactgaataaaacattaatttgctATTTCTACAAGTATACCATTCAGAAATATATTCCAAATCTAAAATTACAAAAGAATTAAAGCCTTTCAATTTCATTACCATTTATACAAGCTTAGTAATAATATTGTACTGTAATATATGTTAACATGGACCATGTAACATACACCTACTGCAGTAAATTCTAATCAGTAGGGAGTTTCATTCttgttttataaatacattttataaaataaaaaattgtgttatGCTTCTCATTGCTCTGAGTAATGCACTTTTCATTATATTGACTTCCATTAACATGCACACAAATGTGGGAAACGGTAAATGCAAGCACAACATCATTTTGTTGCAttctaaatttacttaatttatattatatattttacattattaatataatattaagatTGATAAAATAATTTCCTATTAATATTAAgcataattttgatattttgatcagtataataataataataataataataacaataataataaagtaaaatgacaaaactaatatttatggtAGTAAtggcaattatttattttaaaattaattaatatttatattattttaatttattttatatattattttgcattattaataattaatataatattcagaTTGATTAAATCATCTactatttatatgaaatataatctttatatttgtattattattattattattattattattattattattattacaacagtAAAACTACAAAGCTAATATTTATGGCAGTAATGAAAATTCTTTActtatgtttaattttaaaaatacttaatattgtacattataattcataattaatataatattacaatttattaaataagcgactaataatattaaatatcattttaatagtttaatcagtacgatgttgatgatgataataataatacagtaaaactatGGTAGTAATGACAattctttattatttgtttagttttagaattaattaataattatattgcttcaatttattttatacattattttacattattatttataacattcaGAGTGATtaaataatctattaatatgaaatataattattattattttattattacagtaaaaatacaaaactaatatttatgacAGTAATTAagtttactgcttattaataatatattattttaaattattgtaaataattgttataatattcagattgattaaatacaaattattatagaaaaaaaattataataacaactgCAAATGTGTTAGCAAGTAAACTGCATTTACTCGTACCCACTACAGAAATAGCTAACTTTGTATGTAAACATATataggcctggtttcacagacagggcttagactaagccaggattagtccatagttcaattaggacatctaagtaattttttttataaatgtgacttaataaaaaaataattgttatgcAAGACAAAACAATTGTtatgagacaaaacaaaggcactgatatatttaaagatcagtcagtacaagtttctttcagttgaaatagctcagaattacattttagtccGGGACTAGGCTTAAGACTTGTCTGTGAAATCGGGTATACTGTCTCCTTACCAATCACAACCTCTCTGAGTTGAAGAGTGGCCACTGAAGTCTTTCCATTGACTCCTCTCCAATTAAGGTTCTTCGCCAGAGAGTTGGCAATCAACCTCTTTAATATGCGCCAGGTGCAGTCGCGCACATCTGCCCCACCAATGAGCCCCAACcagtttatctgaaatagaattaaaaaaagaaaaaaattctcaataaaacatttttgtatatccattgtttaaatatgtatatttcaacaattaattaaagtacaaaaaatatataattaaagaaaGGTTGTTATAAAAACGGTCAGGAAATTATCCAAAGATATTTGAAATTGGACAAAGATGTTTGTTTTGCTGTTTCCACCCCCTTTCTATTACTACAAGTGCCATTCCTGAAGGCACAGAGGTGCTGACATTGATCAAGTCCTGTGTCAACATGTGTACACATCGATGGTCTTCTGATTGTCACCTTTTGCACAGTGGGTGAAGCTGTAATCTGCTGAATAGTCACTTTGAATGTCTCACATTTGGTTTTTATACACATGGCCAAAGAAGGGATAAAAGAAGATTGTAACTGTTGCTCTGTCACTTTCCTCTGCTGCCTCCTTTCTTTGCTGGAGCTCTTCTTGGGGCTCTgctttctctccctctttttctctAACTAGTGATTCAAGGTTAATAGTGAAGTTGCAATACAATATACTCCCTCAATGCTCTCCCACATATTTAGCTATTCTAACGGCACTTATTTCCAATGTTGGTATAAGTGGCAGTGCGTGGTAATAGACGAGAAATGCACAGTTTTATACCATTGTGCTGATAATGCTTCTTAGTCCTTTGGCTATCCTACAGCCTGAACCACTGTAGAGAAACCACCCTTACAGCCTGGGTCCTGGagggtttagctccaacccttatcaaacacatctgaacacacttatcagtgtcttcaggattactGGAAGGCTATAGGCATGTGATATAtactagggttggagctaaactctgcagggataTCGGCGCTCCAGGAGCAAGTTTGCCCATACCTGGTATGGTAATATACATGGTCAATTGCATAACAATTTGGCACCCAAGAATTACGACAAGATTGATTCCAGAGAGCGTATCATTACAGCCCTAATTTATGTAccagttaaaacaaaacaaaagatcagTAACCGTGTAATTGTgcaaacaattgtaaaaaaagaaaaaaaaaaaaagaaagcatctTACCAGTTTTTGCTTGTAATCTGGGCTCTGCTGAATCCTTTGCTCAAGGCTGAGCAGTCGTGGAAGGTCTTGCAGGGGCAGCAAACCTTCCTCAATGTCCAAAAGCTGTCCCTGGTCTTCCCGCAGCTGCAACAATCTGAGGATGGTGGTTTGCTGGTCCAGCACCATCTCTAATTTTGTTAAAACCTCCCTCAGCAGGGCTAagttaaagacatttacaatattttacaattataatacaCACTACAAAACTGTACAATGTCATCCTCAGTCTTATTTAAAAAACGATAAACTTAAAAGTAAGATGACTGAGTGGAAATCACTGTAGGACCAACCTGGTTCGGATGATTGCTGGGGGGCAATTCGGAACGTCTGACAACTCCGCAGCGCTATAAAAGAATTTGTGAATTGAGGAAAAAGTCTTACAAATGAAATACTTACAaaagaaagtcaaataaaaaGCGAAGGAATACACTCACGTGGGACATCGTCCATCGGCTGCCAATTTTGCAACATCTCTGTATATGACccttgtggtggtggtggtggtggtgctgctgctgctggcaaTGTGGTGATGGGAACAGGGGTGAAAGTGGTGTTTGGGATGACTACAGGGAGGTTTACAGTGGGGGCAGGTGGAAGAAGTTGCTTGGGGGGTGGGCCAGACTCCTCCTCTGAATCCAGTAAGCAACCTCCAGGTGGGCCAATTCGAACACTCttcctattt is part of the Carassius gibelio isolate Cgi1373 ecotype wild population from Czech Republic chromosome B24, carGib1.2-hapl.c, whole genome shotgun sequence genome and encodes:
- the LOC128013420 gene encoding uncharacterized protein LOC128013420, whose amino-acid sequence is MFKIVEFVESHEVELVPAIWVENGQCYWPNSLRGMALHLAIKNKTPPNCDWGSWEVRTMFSTDSYEEGRRKAKEAETWSDLQSDAEMSGQKPPRRKMKSVRIGPPGGCLLDSEEESGPPPKQLLPPAPTVNLPVVIPNTTFTPVPITTLPAAAAPPPPPPQGSYTEMLQNWQPMDDVPPLRSCQTFRIAPQQSSEPALLREVLTKLEMVLDQQTTILRLLQLREDQGQLLDIEEGLLPLQDLPRLLSLEQRIQQSPDYKQKLINWLGLIGGADVRDCTWRILKRLIANSLAKNLNWRGVNGKTSVATLQLREVVIGAVRRNPITANAAEMEVEGTIRRWLQLAADREGGRKRRLLEKAAV